tgcaagcagagaaacatttctcaatgagtgacagtgacagcagcgttgccatggagagttacagcagcgttgccatggagagttctcttCCCTGCCTCGTTGCTATGAggcaaacgcggacattcgtcacagcgctgcgttcacaacacctccaaaaaaaaagtttttttaagttgctgcccagcgggacattatacgtatatatgtctctctctgactaaataaatcaaagtgatgctgtcctgagatgtatcagttacatcaggtccagttcagggcctttttacaacatatggtgatgtactttactttagtaaaagtacatcatttagtagtgtcctgaagagatgttttgacttaagagcagaagtgaagaaattcatggaagatgacagaatggatgttacattacattacattacattacattacattacagtcatttagcagacgcttttatccaaagcgacttacaggaagtgtattcaacataggtattcaagagaactactagtcaccagaagtcataagtgcatctcctttcttaaacaagcatcttaaagcataaaccagagcaaaagtatagtgcagaggcaaattactacgaaaacaataattgcaacagactaatacgaatataataagtgctacaaactactacgaataggataagtgcagtaaacaaatacaaattcaataagtgcagcgaactgatacgaatacagtaagtgcaacaactaatacgagtgcaataagtgctacgaggaaggctccgggtagtactcctgaacctgatgatccagggtgggttatggaccttgcattcctagtggacttaacacaggagctgaacatccttaacctgaagctccagggccctggtcagcttatcactgcagcttatgaaaatgtgaaagccttctccgctaaactgaaattgtggaaaactcagctttctgtaaaatatctcagccatttcacaacatgcaggtctctggtggaggagggcacagccttcagtgggggtgaatatgcctgtgctagtgaaaaccttctgcaggagtttgatcagcgttttgctgacttcaaggcacgctgtgaccctttccagctgtttgctgaccccttctcagctgatgtggagagtgtcccaagtatgttgcaaatggaacttattgacttgcagtgcaacagtgatctaaaagctaaattcagagaggcacagggaaaagcagacatgactggacaattcatgagagaattacttccatccttccctgagctgtcaaaaatgttcagtcgggtaatgtgcctttttggaagcacgtatctgtgtgaaaaacttttcttgactatgaactttaataaatgcaagtacttagtgatgcccatgttgaagctgtactcagagtttctactgtaaccttgatcagggcaaatgttgctcagctgtgtgagcagaagcgctgccaggtctctggcaagaaatagaataaagcacaaatgtattcagggattgtatgtgttggttcagtgcaatgtttcaataagttattaaaaacatggaaataaaaaagtaaattttcaaaaatattgcgctttcttgtagtgcttgaacgttgaagtggccctcctatgagacgacaataccagcagtggccccaagccaaattgagtttgagacccctgccgTAGATTAACTGTCAGGGTGACAGTGAGGTGCCACACCAGAGAAAATGTCGCAATTTCCCAAAATAACTTCTTCCTCTTTCAAAGACAGCTTTCCTCATTGTATTGCTCCAGTTGTTGCAACAGATCCCCAATATTAAATGATGCTTCGTCTTTGGAAATATGTAGCTAACATCTTTAAACTTTTTCAAACTAAATTTTCACCACTACTAATGCTACTACTAgcctactactactaatactactactagcctactactactaatactacaataCCAgcctactactactaatactactagcctactactactaatactaaatACTACTAgcctactactactaatacaggggtgtccaaactacgGCCCGCggtacatttttaattggtcaatcagccaatcagcgttgagcttctcctcctgtcactctgtcatcgatcagccaatcagcgttgagcttctcctcctgtcactctgtcatcgatcagccaatcagcgttgagcttctcctcctgtcactctgtcatcaatcagccaatcagcgttgagcttctcctcctgtcactctgtcatcaatcagccaatcagcgttgagcttctcctcctgtcactctgtcatcaatcagccaatcagcgttgagcttctcctcctgtcactctgtcatctctgtcatctgtcatcaatcagccaatcagcgttgagcttctcctcctgtcactctgtcatcgatccgagctccgttcacaaaacaggcattttaaaagtgatgtccttctcctcctgcagagagaactaacaaaacatgaattctgactttttacaaaccaccatcattatgttgttatttcagcgtccctttttgtacatttattgcaattaaatcacagtaaaattgtttattttcggttcatacggctcgaataaatccacagatgatgttatgaactcagacaagacggcgtttagtttcccaggatatctgggactgccacaacaagtataaagcagaattagtatttatttatggcatggttgatggtgaaataaatggatttgttgacagaggtttcatggagataagccccgccccctctccaGGGCTGTGAAGGATCACCATCCTGAGTAAGAAGCAatctcaggctgctgttttgaGAATGAGCTGCCaaccatttttataacaaaataaatgaaaatccattaatggaaagttgtgatgtaggatgtttttttctttaagcatattcaaatatcaagcataatttacctacatttgattgattttgacaCTAGAAGTGAGGCGATATACCTCACCTCTAGTGAGTGGCCCAGCCTTTcctatatttttctatatgtggccctcagtgaaaaaagtttggacacccctgtactaatactactattaatcaactaatcgttTCAGCTGTAGCCTACTTGTAGAAACTGTTCGAGAGTTTCATTTATCACAAAAAATCTGTAACTAGAGTTTTATTGAGGTAGATTTTCCTCTAAGATGTAGTTGAGCAGAAGTACAAAGtggtatgaaaagaaaaaactcaaatggaaatgtacttagttacattccaccactgactGCTACCGCTGCTTCCACTACTGTTATTTCGTCttctactagtactactacttctactactgctactgctgctgcaagTACACGTATCTCAAAACTGTACTTTAGGACtgtactttagtaaatgtacttggtacCATGCCACAACCGGGTAGGATACTAGTACCAGTAGAATTAGTAATAGTAGtacattactactactacatttGCTGTAATTACCTCTATAGTACTACAATTTCTGGTACAATGCTGTTGCTAGTTTAACCCCTTTTACTGTTACTAGTAGTGCTATATTACTTGTATAACTGCCATTACTACTGCTACagccacaacaaaaacaacattttgatctATTCCTTAtaaataatctatttttttttcactttttccagGGAAGGTGTGGTATTTTATAAGTTACTCTCCAATACATTAACGTATATCAACTTAACATGTTATCTAGGCTTAGGTGTGTTTGATGAGGGGTGTGTGTTGATGACATTAATGGGGCTCCTTATAGCAGGGAGCTGTGTGCACGTATACATATGGTTAAACATTGTGGTAATTTAGgatttcatacatatacacaactaCATAACTCATGTGTATGTCCTGTGTCTGACTATGTTTCTggtgtttggggttttggtgAGCACACAAGTTGCAACACTGTGCACCACAGAGCGATTAGATCATTCTTGGGAGTtcaaaaatcaacatcagttttggcCATTACTGGGGATGTGGGTTGGGAATCACCAAACATCcgaaataaatgtcaaatgcttcgACTTTGAAATAGACTTGTGAATATGTCTGATCAGAaacttacaaaaaatatatttcattgggacattttgcatggccatccatgggctaagggtttgaaatctctgtttaatatgacggacctgtctttcatttttcagaacaggttactttgtaatattcaggatattaggACCAATATCtttatgcataaagaaaaatggtcagttgacatatggtgtaaaccaaagttacgaacttattgtctcataaagaataactataatgcagaactttatgttaagtacaacttaaacaaaagacaaagatccctatgtgcacagttacgctcaggaacattagCATTAGCCCTAGAGACCGGTAGGTTTCATCCACTCCAgaggacagaatctgtttgttgtgtgagctcggtgaaattgaaaatgaggtgcactttttgttttactgtcctgtctacgaggtcataagggatgtcctcttcagtaaaaggacttccatttatgttgatttcttttggctggatgactatgaaaaactcgagttgtgttttaggaaaggaaccttctttgtagcaggttttatttgccaggccggaggagagaaggcagaatgttctGTTTAAGACTGGAGCGGTGAAGCTACcggttgttttgtaatcaaatgtgacctgatgacaTGTGGACCAACTGCAGCTGtgttgttggtgtcttgtaaacccatgagggctGGACACGTtgttgtgcatgacacgaaaataaaaaaatatctatctagcTATGGTTGTCCTGTAGTTCTCCACTTTCTCCACAAGGTGGGGCAGTCGGCCAGACTGGCTGAGAGAGCTGCAGCCATTcacactttatttataattagAAAATGcacaactttaaaaataacaaaacaaagctaTTTGGCACATTTTATTGAATCGAGTTGAATGGCACAGAAAAAACAGTCCAAATATCTTTTGTTATATTTCTGTTGTGGCATCACTCTTGTCTCCATACTGGTTTTACTGAGTCATCTCATTGTTTCTGTTGGTTTCCAGGCTTCAACTGTATattcacaaaaaactaaaaactttaAGCATCACTCCCCACGCGTTGTAGACAGTGCGCTTCATCCTCCGCGGCTTTGAAcgcaccaccacctcctcctcctcctcctcctcctctcccatctccatctccatctcctgcCTGCTGCTGAGGACGCGATGCGCCAGAAACACCACCAGCAGAGTCAGAAACACCGTGCACACTATGATCCCAGCGAGACCCCCCGCAGACACGGACGAGGGCCTCCTGGTCGGACCCGGACCCGGACCCGGACTGCTCCTGGTCGTCGTGGCCTCTCCGGacccctcctctccatctccatcctcaTCCTTAACGCACCTGTACTCTCCCATCAACGTGTACCCCGCagaacacgcacacacgtaGCTGCCGAACGTGTTCCTGCAGTCCTGATCGCAATAAAACGCCACACACTCGTTGATGTCTATGCAGACCGTGTGgtcctccctctcctccgaCACGTACCCGTCGGGGCAGTAGCACTGGGACGGGATGTTGGGGTCGCACTCGGCCACGCACTCCTCGTCCCCGCAGTGGAGCCGACACCTGTGCGGTGCGGACTGGTCCTGCTGGTACCCATCATAGCAGGAGCACTGGTAGCTGCCGGGGGTGTTGGAGCAGACGTGTTCGCAGGGAGCAGACACGCACTCGTCCACGTCGACGCACAGGTCGCTGCGGGGCTCGTACCCGCGGTCGCACACGCACTGGAACGCGCCCACGCTGTTCACGCACAGGTAGTGCTCACCTGGACACTGACGCGCGTCCCCGCAGTGGTCGACCTCCACGCACGACCTGCCGTCTCCCGCCAGCTTAAAGCCCTCCAGGCACATGCACGCGTAGgctccatcacctccatctccatccctgTAGCAGACGTGCGCGCATCTCAGGGCCGCGCACGGCTCGTGCTCGTCCGCCTCCTCGCAGGTGACCCTGTTGGCCGCGTTGACGGTGCGTCCCGTCGGGCAGTAGCAGGTGTACAGGTGTTGTTTGGGGGTCACCGCACACCTGTACTCGCAGCCGCCCTGGTCTATCTCGCAGCTCCAGGGGGCCTCCAGCCACCGCTCCGTGAAGCACACGTATTTGGACTCTGTCGGGACCCGGACCGCGGTGCTCCCGGGAGGCAGGGACAGCAGATCCTCCCCGGTGAAGCCCATGGGGGTCGTGTAGATGACGGACTCACCCTCCCCGACTCCAAGCCCTTTACACGGGTCCCTGAAGCTGTACTCGCAGAGGAACCCATCCGAGTCTCCACCGCACTGGTTCTGGATCCACTGGAACTGGTCCTGTTGGGAAACCGAGACGCAGCGACCAGACGAGCAGCTGCCATCAAACCCGGTCCCCCAGTTGGAGAGGTCGCTCTGGGTGTCGTCTGTCACCCACTGGTACCCCTTCAGCTCAACATCAGGGTCCGGACAGCCGGTCTCCAGATGCAAACCGATCCAGAACCTCCCTGTGAAGTTCCCCACCAAGAGGGAGAGGATGTCGTGGGCCCCGGAGGAGCGCAGCGTCATCAGGTGTCCGTCCCGTCCTCCGCACTGCTGCTGGGCGGCTGTGAAGTCGCTGGCGTGGTGGTGCACCGTGAAGCACCGGGTACCGACGCAGTACCCGGTGCTGGGCTCCATCCCGCCGGCTCTCCCCACCAGCAAAGCCAACAAGAAGACACACAGTCCCGTCTCGTCCCTCATGGTTGACCCCAGGTGTCCTGCGGTTAAGCCCTGGTCAGTCCATAGGCTTGTTTGTTGGAGAAAACGTCCCTCTCGCATTTATAGCCCTCCGACTCCATGTTTAGTGCTCCGGCGGAGGAAGGAAGTGGCTCTTAATCAGCCTGTTGCTCagctctctgtcctcctcccccaACCCCTTCACAAGACCTTCTGCTCTGCATGGCGGACCACATCCCCACATTACGCACGGCCTTTACGCATGCACGCAGCGAATGGACGCGCACGCAAATGGAGGTGGGGGCATCGACCCaacctcctccccccctcctccctatGTGCAGTAACCCCTCCCAACACCCTCCTCACCTAATGTGAAAGAGTTGTTTATTTGGCCTCATGGTCAGCCTGTAAACCCAGGTTTTGACATGTAGTTCCAACACATTTTTGACTTGTTTTGGACATTTCCTGAACATGGACATCATGTTCAGGAAacatgggcggctgtggcgtagtggagagcaaggtagttctccaatcagagggtcggtggttcgatacccggcttcggcagtcgatgtgtccttgggcaagacacttaaccccaagttgctcctgaaggcttgccatcggtgtggactggatgatgaatgttagttagagtctgatggtggcaccttgatggtagcctgtcatcagtgtgtgaatggatgaatgatatgtaatatactactgactgtaagtcgctttggataaaagcgtctgctaaatgactgtaatgtaatgtaattatagCTCATAAAGAGGCAGAATAATGAAAAATCTTTTCCTCTGAGACACGAGGTCAGCATGGAACAGCagagaaactgtttttttgttgctttttaaaaataaattacgcattaaaatatgttaaaaggaaagagagaaaacgcCAATGAAAGAAACCTTAATGATTTAAGGTTTTTTCTCCCCTAGTACTTCTTCCTCTCacctcattacattacatt
This window of the Anoplopoma fimbria isolate UVic2021 breed Golden Eagle Sablefish chromosome 18, Afim_UVic_2022, whole genome shotgun sequence genome carries:
- the thbd gene encoding thrombomodulin, which translates into the protein MREGRFLQQTSLWTDQGLTAGHLGSTMRDETGLCVFLLALLVGRAGGMEPSTGYCVGTRCFTVHHHASDFTAAQQQCGGRDGHLMTLRSSGAHDILSLLVGNFTGRFWIGLHLETGCPDPDVELKGYQWVTDDTQSDLSNWGTGFDGSCSSGRCVSVSQQDQFQWIQNQCGGDSDGFLCEYSFRDPCKGLGVGEGESVIYTTPMGFTGEDLLSLPPGSTAVRVPTESKYVCFTERWLEAPWSCEIDQGGCEYRCAVTPKQHLYTCYCPTGRTVNAANRVTCEEADEHEPCAALRCAHVCYRDGDGGDGAYACMCLEGFKLAGDGRSCVEVDHCGDARQCPGEHYLCVNSVGAFQCVCDRGYEPRSDLCVDVDECVSAPCEHVCSNTPGSYQCSCYDGYQQDQSAPHRCRLHCGDEECVAECDPNIPSQCYCPDGYVSEEREDHTVCIDINECVAFYCDQDCRNTFGSYVCACSAGYTLMGEYRCVKDEDGDGEEGSGEATTTRSSPGPGPGPTRRPSSVSAGGLAGIIVCTVFLTLLVVFLAHRVLSSRQEMEMEMGEEEEEEEEVVVRSKPRRMKRTVYNAWGVMLKVFSFL